One stretch of Balneola sp. MJW-20 DNA includes these proteins:
- the porV gene encoding type IX secretion system outer membrane channel protein PorV encodes MKKTLSITVLGLLTLLPILSHAQVAITAVPFLQIEPDSRGAGMGNTGVGIADNAAAMFWNPAGLAFQRGNQVSITHSNWLANFDVNDLFYDYLVGKYYIEGVGTIGAHLTYLNLGEQAQTSETSPDVISRFNSYELAFGVSYGFEVSKNFALGTSLRLIYSSLASGVAGPGISAQRVSPGSSVAVDLSFLYRTDPFMLGNREAKFSFGTNLSNLGPGIQYTDNAQKDPLPTILRFGWAFDIDLDEEGVNTLTIANDITKVMARKDSFDRTININGQDSTITEFRSVGPLRALVDSWGSFERFDGQEIVEVGLLQQFMIGAGIEYWYDNSFALRAGYYYEDPNNGDREYITLGAGLRYGLFGIDFSYINTIESQSPLANTLRFSVLLNF; translated from the coding sequence ATGAAAAAAACACTCTCTATTACAGTACTTGGACTGTTGACCCTGTTGCCCATATTATCTCATGCACAGGTTGCTATTACCGCAGTCCCTTTTTTACAGATCGAGCCCGATTCCCGTGGTGCAGGTATGGGTAATACCGGTGTCGGTATTGCAGATAATGCCGCCGCGATGTTCTGGAATCCTGCCGGACTGGCCTTCCAGAGAGGCAATCAGGTCAGTATTACCCATTCTAACTGGCTTGCTAACTTCGATGTAAACGACCTTTTTTATGATTATCTGGTCGGTAAATATTACATCGAAGGTGTCGGGACTATTGGTGCACACCTAACTTATCTGAATCTTGGTGAACAGGCACAGACCTCAGAGACCAGCCCGGATGTGATCTCCCGGTTTAACTCTTATGAACTTGCCTTCGGAGTGTCCTATGGATTTGAAGTAAGTAAGAACTTTGCCCTCGGTACCAGCCTGAGACTGATCTATTCATCCCTGGCGAGTGGTGTTGCCGGACCCGGTATCTCCGCACAGCGGGTGAGTCCCGGTAGTTCTGTAGCGGTAGACCTTTCTTTCTTGTACCGAACCGATCCCTTCATGCTTGGGAACAGAGAAGCCAAGTTCAGTTTCGGTACTAACCTGTCCAATCTGGGCCCCGGTATACAGTATACCGATAACGCACAGAAAGATCCGCTTCCAACGATCCTGAGATTCGGATGGGCATTTGACATCGATCTTGACGAAGAGGGTGTAAATACGCTGACCATTGCGAATGATATCACAAAGGTAATGGCCCGTAAAGACAGCTTTGACAGAACGATAAACATCAATGGTCAGGACTCCACGATCACTGAGTTCAGATCGGTTGGCCCGCTTCGCGCACTGGTTGATTCCTGGGGTTCTTTTGAGCGGTTTGACGGACAGGAGATCGTTGAAGTCGGACTTTTACAGCAGTTCATGATAGGCGCCGGAATTGAGTACTGGTATGACAACAGCTTTGCGTTGCGTGCCGGATACTACTATGAAGATCCAAACAACGGTGACCGTGAGTATATCACTCTTGGCGCCGGACTTCGATACGGATTATTTGGAATCGACTTTAGTTATATTAACACCATTGAATCACAAAGTCCTTTAGCGAATACCTTGCGCTTCTCCGTACTACTGAATTTTTAA